CAGAGCCATATCTCCCCGTTCTCTCTAACCCTTACATTCCTTATCAGGTCCATTCCAAAATCGGCGATTGTATCGATGGTTGAGAAAAGGTCTTCTGTCTTGTAAAGTTTATACATGTCAGTAAAATAAACGGTTGAATCACCGGTGATGAAGACTGAGGTCGGGATATCGATCGAGCTGCTTTTCAAAGTCCATTTCTTCCCCTTGTCCCGTGAAATATATACCCTTCCACCGTAAGTATTGGCGACCACGAGTCCCGCCCCGGTAAAATCCGCTGCCATGAATTGAGAAAACGCCGCATCGAGCCTGAGATCCCAAGGAGTGGAGATATCCGGATTTGAAACAACAAAATTGACTCCCTTGCCGGTTGCGTAAACCCTGCCGTTCAGCACCTTAAAGTCGCTGTACTCTTTCTGATTCTCCGGTGCGTTCCCCCTGCTCCAGGTTAAACCTTTGTCAGTAGTGTACAGAATTCCTTTATATGGAAGAACCATTACAGTATTTGGATTAACGAATTTTATTTTCGTTGGAAATCCCTCAACAGTCGAACCATGGTCTTTCACTGCCCAAGAGGTTCCACCGTCTGAAGAGATGGCGGTTTGAACGATATGCGAATTGTAGTAGGGAGGGATTGAGTAATATCTGAAACCACCGAGGACAATATTGTTACCCAGAATGTCAACAGATCTGACATTTGTAATTCCTGCCGGGGTTGGGAATACGGTAAATGTGGCACCACCATCAGTGGTTCTATAGACACTGTTGCCAAATACCCATCCATTATTTACATCATCGAACTGTATTCCGTAGATGTCGTTAAAAGTTGTATCAAGGGTTCTCCAATCTACCCCTCCATTTGTGGTTTTCAGAAGCCTGTGTTGATTACCGGAGGTGGTTTGTTGATCCACAAAGAGATAACCCGTTTCCGGAGTTACAAAATTATGGCTCGATATTCTGATAACCCCTGCGGGTAAATTAACTTCTGACCATGAAGCACCTCCATCAGTCGTTTTATGGAGTGTACTAAAATCTACTGTAAAAATATTTAATGTATCAACGAAATAGACTGGAATTCTAAGGTTTGAAGGCATATTATGTTTGATCTGCCAGGTCCTTCCTCCGTCATGGCTTCTGACAATGCATGGTCCGTCGAAACCCGCCAATACATTCATTGAGTCTATCATATAAATGCTGTACAACGAACCACTCATAGGGCTTACATCAACAGCATTCCATTGAGCAAAGATAGAAAGATTAAAAACCAAAAAAATAATTGATATTTGTTTCATAATAAAATTCCCTATTAGTTTCTTAAACATATGAAAAAAATGAAAAAAAAAAAAAAATCGGGAGTGATTAGTCGGATAGCAAGGACTCGTTACATGGACGGCTTACTTACCCGGCAGGCGGGATATTCTGAGAATAAATCCACGATCTCCCCCCGTCACTGCTCCTTATGATTGCTGATTTACCATTATCATCATAGTACCGCCGAAACACCGCAGAAATATTCGATGAGTCTTCCAAGTTGAAATCATAAATTGCCCCATACAAGGGTAATAAATCGACTTTGGTCCACTGCGAGAATAAAACCGAATTAAACACTAAAAGTATGATAAACAATCTTTTCATAATGATTTTCATTTTTTACTCTCAAGAAAAGTTTTTTAACCTGATACATTATGTACAATTTCATCAGGAGGCTATTTGGTTACTAATATTTTTATATGCTCTGTACCGGATTTTGTTGTTAATCTAAAAACATACACACCGGAAGTAAGCCCCGCGGTAACAAATTTTATTGAATTTTCGCCGACTGGGAAGTTATCATCAAGAATGTCGGCTACGGGTCTGCCAAGGATGTCATAAAGTGTCCCTTTAGCATGACCGGCAGATGGCATATTAAATCGTATTGTCGCAGATTGGTTTCCCAAATTGTTGTTCAGAGATACCGGATTAGGAAATGACTTCAGATCTATCGAGACCGGGATTTGGGGATCATCCTCTATTAATCCAACGCTTGGGTCGTAACTTAAGGTGTTAAAGCCAATCGATGATGGCTGGGAGGCTAATTTTGGTCTGTAAAATTTATCGCGCAAAGTAAATCTGTATTTAAACTTGTATCCTGCTTTCATTTTTGTGCTATCGAGATTCACAGTAATGTTTGTTTTAGGCTTATCGGCAGATACTTTCTCAACCACTGTTGTAGTAGAATCTACTCCGTTTGTATAGAAATAACGAATGAAGAGTGAATCGTTAAAATTTATTCCGGGTATAGAATTTGAAAGTTGAGAGTTCAGGTCATGATTGGTGTTAACAGAAAAGGTTTTTACAAATTCCGCGGTCGTAATCTCAGGAGAAAATGAGATTCTCGGAATCCAATTTGTTGTATTGTATATTGTATCACCATTTTGGTTGAAACGAATCTGATCGAATGAGGAAAAACTCTCACTATCTCCACCGGTGTGTGATTGCCAACCGCTACGATGAAATGTAAAACCTCGACCTCTTTCAACAGTAAATGCTTCTTCGCTGCTTCCTGAGATTGTAATCTCACCAAAACTGTAGTGTCTCAGAGAATCTGTGCCCCAGACAGTAATTTCAACAGGGGAAGATCCACCCACATATCCTAAAAAAGTTTGATAGGGAGGGATGTTAAAATCTAACATCATATATTTATTACCATCTTTGAGATAATATAACTTGTTGTTTTCTTCATCCATCCCAAAGTACCAGCTTCGTGAAACGAAATAACCCTTATAGAATTTTATACCATCATGAATCACCATTGAATCAACTGATGCTTCATGTATGGATTTAACAGATGTGTAAAGTCCACCTGACCAAGAATTTAATTCTTTAATGTACTTATCCTTGTCTTGAAGGTTCATCACAAAAAATGGAGTGGTTTGAGCATAGATATTCAAAAAGGGAACCAGCAATAATGTAAATGTGCTGATTAACAGGTGGAGTAATACTTTTCTTTTCATCTTTTTTATTCTCGTTTATTTAACCTCAGAGCACACAGAGATTGTATCGGGACGCAGATTCACGCAGATTCAACGGATGAACGCAGAGCGAATTTGAATACCCAAAACCTTCTCTGTGTGCTCTGCGTGCTCTGTGGTTGTTATTTCATTTATTTCAACAAAGCCATTTTAACCGTAAGTGATTTTGTTCTGCCGGAAATTGTATTTGTACACAAAACCTGACAGAAGTAGATACCTGAGGATTCAGTTCCCATATCGATATCCTGTTCAAAATATCCATGACTTAGAACCCCTCTATCAATCTCCTTTACCTGTTCCCCCATAGCGTTAAAAACTTTTATCACAACTCTATTTTCTTCGGGAAGTGAAAAAGTCACCTTTGTTGAAGGATTGAAAGGATTGGGATAGTTCTGTTGAATTGAATAATTCTCAGGTACTTCGCCCAGCAATACTTCCACTTCGTTTGAATACTCGAATTCTCCGTTATAATCGATCTGCTTGAGGCGGTAGTATAGTATTGCAGGGGCTTTTGCTTCAAGGTCGTCGTAACCGTAGTATATTCTCCTGGTGGAAGTCCCTGATCCCTTTGAGAAAGCAATGGTTTTCCAGTCACCGTGTTTGTAGCGTCTTTCTATCTCGAAGCCCATGTTGTTAGTTTCCGTTTCGGTAGTCCATTGAAGAACCACTTTGTTTCCGAAGGGGAGTGCTGAGAACAATGAGAGTTCAACAGGTGTGTTGCCGCGATTGCGGGTTTTCCATATTCCGGATCCCCCGGAATTAACTATTGTGACACCAATTCCTTCAAATAAATCATACATTCCCATCCATGAAAATTTGCTACTGTATGTAGGCAGGAATTCGTTTACTTTCCATGAAAAACCACCATCATAAGTTGAGTATAGTTTATTCGCACTAACATATATGCTAAGTGAATCTTTCATATAGATATAGGATGCGTTTCCCATTCCCGGGATGATCATTTCCGAAATCGTCGCTCCACCATCAGTCGTTTTATAAATTTTACTGTTAGAGGTTAAGAAGATGCCAAAATTGCTGTTAATGAAAATAATTTCCCGAAGGGTTAAACCAAGATTACTGAGTTGGTTCCAGGTGTTTCCATTGTCTGTGGTTTTATAAAGTGAAACATTACAAGCATAGCCTGTTCCGTCTTCGAACATGATTACTTGATCGAAGTTAATTCCTGAGACTGACAACTTTGTGTCCCAATTCCTGCCACCGTTGCTACTTGATAAGATAGTGGTTCCAGATGCAATCCAAATGGTGCCGTCTTCTTGGGTATATATATCATAGATCTTGCCTGTTGGTGATTGTGAAATAGAGTCCATAGTCAAGCAAAGGTCTTCAGATTTAGAGAAGACTTTATCGCTTGCCAGATAGACAAGGGAATCATTCACTATACTAATTTTTGTAGCTTTTCCTTTTTGCATTCTTCTTGTAGCCCAGTGGTTCCCCCGATCGGTAGAAACATAAAGCCTGCCACCTTCATCAGCAATTATCGCATAACCCGGATCGAGAAATGCAGCAGCAGAGTGATTTAAAAAAGTCTGGTCTGTTCTTATTTCCCATGGTTCATTGATATTGGGTCGGGAAACGACAAAAAATATTCCGTCTCCGAGGAGATAAACGCGATTTTCAAAAATTTTGACATCTTTATATTGGCGAGATACTCCAATCTGCGACACATATCGCCATGTAACTCCGGTATCTGTAGTATATAATAGTCCGTTTTCAAATTGGAGTGGGGATATCGCGGTTGTGGGATTTAAAAATTTAATATTAAAGGGAATACCTGCGAAATTAACCTCACCTAAGTCTTTGAATATCCATGTCAAACCTTTGTTTGTAGATGTTGCTAACAATGGGGCATAGTAACCTCGCCAAGGGTCAACCTGAATCCAACGGGCACTTCCCACAACCAGGATACTATCACTAATCTCATCAATGGTTTTTGGGGAAGAGATTCCTGGCGGATTGTACATGTTGGTGAAGGTAATTCCTCCGTCAGTTGTGTGGTGGATTTCTCCAGATGCAAAAACCCATCCTTTAAGAGCGTTTTTAAAATAAAACCCGCCAATATACTGCGCCGAGTCAATAATATTCCAGTTCACTCCCTTGTCAGTGGATTTTAACAAATAATAAACCACAGCTTCACCAGAACCATAATCGACAGAAGCATAAACGGTTGTGCTGCTGAGGAATTGGATTTTCTTCAAGTTTTGATATTGGGTTGGGAGATTGATCTCCGACCATGTTGACCCACCATCAGATGTAAAAATCATTTGGCTCGGGGAATTCAATCTGGCGAAAATATGGTTCTCATCAATAACAGATGCTTCTGTCAAACTGAGTATAGGGATTTGTTGTGCACGAAACCAGTTTCTACCCCCATCAGTGGTTTTTATTACATAACAACTATCGTCCGAATAGGCTGCAGTAAAATTCAATGAGTCGGTCATATGGAAGCTAAATACCTGCCCACTCAATGGGTTGATTACTACACTTTCCCACTGCGAAAGC
This Bacteroidota bacterium DNA region includes the following protein-coding sequences:
- a CDS encoding T9SS type A sorting domain-containing protein, with amino-acid sequence MKQISIIFLVFNLSIFAQWNAVDVSPMSGSLYSIYMIDSMNVLAGFDGPCIVRSHDGGRTWQIKHNMPSNLRIPVYFVDTLNIFTVDFSTLHKTTDGGASWSEVNLPAGVIRISSHNFVTPETGYLFVDQQTTSGNQHRLLKTTNGGVDWRTLDTTFNDIYGIQFDDVNNGWVFGNSVYRTTDGGATFTVFPTPAGITNVRSVDILGNNIVLGGFRYYSIPPYYNSHIVQTAISSDGGTSWAVKDHGSTVEGFPTKIKFVNPNTVMVLPYKGILYTTDKGLTWSRGNAPENQKEYSDFKVLNGRVYATGKGVNFVVSNPDISTPWDLRLDAAFSQFMAADFTGAGLVVANTYGGRVYISRDKGKKWTLKSSSIDIPTSVFITGDSTVYFTDMYKLYKTEDLFSTIDTIADFGMDLIRNVRVRENGEIWLCRGTSIITSTDNGHTWQTRYTSTGTYRYEDLQIFDDGTVYAVNGEVLKSTDNGNSWVRLNIPLTIANDIDFYNGSNGYIGNKGEAYYRTTDGGMSFQKLVIPGMSAPQKIQCQDSLNFMLSANELYTTYDGGWMWKVNEFSIPVQYKTFKWMYLFDHFDGIVIGDSKGSLFVTSNRGNTPVELSGFSAVSLGNKVALQWTTETETNNMGFEIERRYKYGDWKTIAFSKGSGTSTRRIYYGYDDLEAKAPAILYYRLKQIDYNGEFEYSNEVEVLLGEVPENYSINQNYPNPFNPSTQVSFSLPEENEVVIRVFNAMGELVKEINRGILPHGNFDQDIEMGDSPSGIYFCQVLCTNTISGRTKSLTIKMALMK
- a CDS encoding T9SS type A sorting domain-containing protein codes for the protein MKRKVLLHLLISTFTLLLVPFLNIYAQTTPFFVMNLQDKDKYIKELNSWSGGLYTSVKSIHEASVDSMVIHDGIKFYKGYFVSRSWYFGMDEENNKLYYLKDGNKYMMLDFNIPPYQTFLGYVGGSSPVEITVWGTDSLRHYSFGEITISGSSEEAFTVERGRGFTFHRSGWQSHTGGDSESFSSFDQIRFNQNGDTIYNTTNWIPRISFSPEITTAEFVKTFSVNTNHDLNSQLSNSIPGINFNDSLFIRYFYTNGVDSTTTVVEKVSADKPKTNITVNLDSTKMKAGYKFKYRFTLRDKFYRPKLASQPSSIGFNTLSYDPSVGLIEDDPQIPVSIDLKSFPNPVSLNNNLGNQSATIRFNMPSAGHAKGTLYDILGRPVADILDDNFPVGENSIKFVTAGLTSGVYVFRLTTKSGTEHIKILVTK